The Halichoerus grypus chromosome 15, mHalGry1.hap1.1, whole genome shotgun sequence genome includes a window with the following:
- the LOC118543250 gene encoding LOW QUALITY PROTEIN: uncharacterized protein LOC118543250 (The sequence of the model RefSeq protein was modified relative to this genomic sequence to represent the inferred CDS: inserted 1 base in 1 codon): protein MSKSQGSLSFKDVAVVFTWEEWQLLDPVQKNLYQDVMLENYSNLVSVGYQVTKADAFYQLEHGTPWITEEEIQSQIHPEDTWQVDCHTDGHQENQGNLETMESHHKNNAFRKILSLSLNFDVPLAQRSHIFDILGKHLKPNVEYIIQNKSYARNKVEFNGYDELFLYTKREKIHTGEKYNEYNEHLKASSHKSQLIKHWKTQTGEKQHNCSDCGRAFPQKSDLIKHQQTHTGEKPCGCSRCEKAFSRKSRLILHQRTHTGVKPYGCNKCGKAFTDKSCLNKHQRAHTGEKRFECRICQKSFGDKSQLTSHQRTHTGEKPYRCGECEKSFSNKSQLIIHQRSHTGEKPYGCDKCGKTFPLKFSLILHQKTHTGEKPYGCSECGKAFIQRSELIRHQRTHTGEKPYHCSECGRGFSVKSLLNTHWRTHTGEKPYGCSECGKTFSIKFSLILHQRTHTGEKPYECNQCQKAFTQKSHLTIHQRSHTGEKPYECSECHKAFSRKSYLLIHQRIHSGEKPYECLQCGKTFSHKFSLIIHQRIHTGEKPYGCSECGKTFPIKFSLVLHQKTHTGERPHECSECQKSFVQKSHLIIHQRTHTGEKPYGCSECWKTFSHKFSLILHQKTHRGEXIMNEVNIQKLSLKVNS, encoded by the exons ATGTCCAAGTCCCAA GGGTCACTGTCATTCAAGGATGTGGCTGTGGTTTTCACGTGGGAGGAGTGGCAGCTACTGGACCCCGTTCAGAAGAACCTGTATCAAGATGTGATGTTGGAAAATTATAGCAACCTAGTATCAGTGG GGTATCAAGTTACCAAAGCAGATGCATTCTACCAGTTGGAACATGGAACACCATGGATAACAGAGGaagaaatccagagtcagattcATCCAG AAGACACCTGGCAAGTTGATTGTCATACAGACGGGCACCAAGAAAATCAAGGCAACCTTGAAACTATGGAGAGTCACcacaaaaataatgcatttagaaaaatattatctCTAAGCCTAAACTTTGATGTCCCTTTAGCACAAAGATCCCATATATTTGACATACTTGGGAAACATTTGAAACCTAATGTAGAGTACATTATTCAGAATAAAAGCTATGCAAGAAACAAAGTTGAATTTAATGGATATgatgaattatttctttatactAAACGTGAGAaaattcatactggagaaaaatacaatgaatataATGAACATTTAAAGGCTTCCAGCCATAAGTCACAGCTTATAAAACATTGGAAAACTCAaacaggagagaaacagcataaCTGCAGTGACTGCGGGAGAGCCTTTCCCCAGAAGTCAGACCTCATTAAGCATCAGCAAACACACACCGGAGAGAAACCCTGTGGTTGCAGTAGGTGTGAGAAAGCCTTCAGCCGGAAATCCCGTCTCATTTTACACCAGAGAACCCATACAGGAGTGAAACCTTATGGATGCAATAAATGTGGGAAAGCTTTTACTGATAAGTCATGCCTTAATAAACACCAGAGAgctcacacaggagagaaacggTTTGAATGTCGTATATGTCAGAAAAGCTTCGGCGATAAGTCACAACTCACTTCACAtcaaagaactcatacaggagaGAAGCCCTACAGATGTGGTGAGTGTGAGAAAAGCTTCAGCAACAAGTCACAGCTCATTATTCATCAGAGATCTCACACGGGAGAGAAACCCTATGGCTGTGATAAATGTGGAAAAACATTCCCCCTTAAGTTTAGCCTCATTTTACATCAAAAAACTCATACAGGGGAAAAACCTTATGGatgcagtgaatgtggaaaagccttcatCCAGAGATCTGAGCTCATTAGACATCAGAGAacccacacaggagagaaaccctatcaTTGCAGCGAATGTGGAAGAGGCTTTAGTGTAAAGTCACTCCTCAATACTCACTGgagaactcatacaggagagaaaccctatgggtgcagtgaatgtggaaaaACCTTCTCCATCAAGTTTAGTCTCATCCTTCACCAAAGAACACATACGGgtgagaaaccttatgaatgcaATCAGTGTCAGAAAGCTTTCACCCAAAAGTCACACCTCACTATTCATCAGAGGTCTCACACcggagagaaaccttatgaatgcaGTGAATGCCACAAAGCCTTCAGCCGGAAGTCCTATCTCCTTATTCATCAGAGAATTCACTCgggagagaaaccttatgaatgccTCCAGTGTGGGAAAACTTTCTCTCACAAGTTTAGCCTTATTATTCATCAGAGAATccatacaggagagaaaccctatggatgcagtgaatgtgggaaaactTTTCCTATCAAATTTAGCCTCGTTTTGCATCAGAAGACACATACAGGAGAGAGACCCCATGAATGCAGTGAATGTCAGAAATCTTTCGTCCAGAAGTCACATCTTATTATACATCAAagaactcacacaggagagaaaccttatgGATGCAGTGAGTGTTGGAAAACTTTCTCCCACAAATTCAGCCTCATTTTACATCAGAAAACTCATAGAGGAG AAATCATGAATGAAGTAAATATTCAGAAGTTGTCATTGAAAGTGAATAGCTGA